The bacterium genome includes a window with the following:
- a CDS encoding GNAT family N-acetyltransferase — protein sequence MKIECRSEILPAESQVIREGFAQHTLATDAPPFTKTSLNWLAFKETSLIGAATAEVLWDWLYVDKLWVDTAYRENGVGSALMLEIQEYVISSVLTGVWLWTQSWQAAEFYEKLGYERFTEFNDFPKGFKRFGYRKYRVEVGHLSNLPVQQGVEGARSRGGKE from the coding sequence GTTATAAGAGAGGGGTTCGCTCAGCATACTCTAGCAACAGATGCCCCGCCTTTTACCAAGACATCTTTGAATTGGCTTGCTTTCAAGGAAACGTCTCTGATTGGAGCGGCTACGGCAGAAGTCTTGTGGGATTGGTTATATGTTGACAAGCTGTGGGTGGATACCGCTTATCGAGAGAATGGAGTGGGTAGCGCATTGATGCTGGAGATTCAAGAGTATGTCATTTCGTCTGTGCTCACCGGGGTATGGCTTTGGACTCAGAGCTGGCAAGCGGCTGAGTTTTACGAAAAGCTAGGATATGAGCGTTTTACTGAGTTCAACGATTTTCCGAAGGGCTTTAAGCGGTTTGGATATCGGAAGTATCGAGTTGAGGTCGGTCACCTGTCCAACTTACCTGTCCAACAAGGAGTAGAGGGGGCAAGGAGTAGAGGGGGCAAGGAGTAG